In Desulfuromonadales bacterium, a single window of DNA contains:
- the infB gene encoding translation initiation factor IF-2 yields MGKTRVYELAQKLGLDNKVLMEKLQHAGVDVKNHMSVLEEGDLHKFEAATAPPAEKIEEERITPGIIRRRRKETLPVAAAEEAAPEAAVEPSAVPVREEPPAAAPVKTSAEPGVPAEPVAAAAEAAKVAPAVEPSAAVAPPLRAPEPVAEVEPVTPVKPAEEVARPVAPAAKEARGEKVTASRAKILGRVELPQAAAPQRREEVVRPERPGGGRREEPFRPGRPAPGERPAPGSRPAPGERPAPGGRPPYGERPAPGSRPAPGERPAPGGRPAPGERPSRPAPGSRPAPGGRPSPGGRPAPAPTETLVTKEPRGGKKNKKGKGADYSEAQPGRGDAGARRGRRVEIFDLERGDKFRKGRRAAKPLKKTEVTVSKAIKRIIRITDVITVGELAKRMGVKANDLIKELMRQGTMVTINHPLDFESAAILASEFNYEVENVAFDEDTILEHASLREGDEGKPEDLKSRPPVVTIMGHVDHGKTSLLDAIRAANVTAGEAGGITQHIGAYDVQLDGRQITFLDTPGHEAFTAMRARGAKVTDIVILVVAADDGVMPQTKEAINHSKAAGVPIIVAINKMDKPDANPERVKQELTEFSLIPEDWGGETIFVEVSAKQRINLDQLLEMILLQAEVMELKANPSKRARGTVVEARLDRGRGPVATVLVQEGTLHIGDPIVTGVHYGRVRTMTDDRGNRVDAAGPSFPVEVTGLTGVPDAGDTFHAVEDEKIAKDVAQHRQQKMREAELAKTSKISLEQLYARIQQGEVKELKVVIKGDVQGSVEAVKDALVKLSTEACRLVVIHTGVGGITESDVSLASASDAIVLGFNVRPEPKAANLAESEGVDIRLYNIIYDAVADIRDAMEGLLAPTLREKYLGRVEVRETFVVSKVGTIAGCYVLDGKILRGAQVRLVRDNVVVWQGKLSSLKRFKDDVREVATGYECGIGLENYNDIKVGDNIEAFEMESVKTTL; encoded by the coding sequence ATGGGAAAGACAAGGGTGTACGAACTGGCGCAAAAACTCGGGCTTGACAACAAAGTCCTCATGGAGAAACTCCAGCACGCCGGGGTCGATGTGAAAAACCATATGAGCGTCCTCGAAGAGGGGGATCTCCATAAATTCGAAGCGGCAACTGCGCCGCCGGCGGAGAAGATCGAGGAAGAACGGATCACGCCCGGCATTATTCGTCGTCGCCGCAAGGAGACGCTGCCGGTTGCCGCCGCTGAGGAAGCTGCTCCCGAAGCAGCGGTTGAGCCGTCTGCTGTCCCGGTCAGGGAAGAGCCGCCGGCCGCTGCCCCGGTCAAGACCTCCGCCGAGCCGGGTGTGCCCGCTGAGCCGGTCGCCGCCGCTGCAGAAGCGGCAAAGGTGGCACCCGCTGTCGAGCCGTCGGCTGCTGTCGCACCGCCCCTCCGGGCACCCGAGCCTGTTGCCGAAGTCGAACCGGTCACCCCGGTAAAACCCGCGGAAGAGGTTGCCCGGCCGGTTGCGCCGGCGGCCAAGGAAGCCCGCGGCGAAAAAGTGACCGCCTCCCGGGCTAAAATCCTGGGCCGGGTCGAGTTGCCGCAGGCGGCGGCTCCCCAGCGACGGGAAGAAGTTGTGCGGCCCGAGCGTCCCGGCGGCGGGCGGCGTGAAGAGCCGTTCCGTCCCGGTCGGCCGGCGCCCGGCGAAAGGCCGGCACCCGGCAGCCGTCCCGCACCCGGCGAAAGACCCGCCCCTGGCGGCCGTCCACCCTACGGTGAAAGACCAGCCCCGGGCAGCCGTCCGGCACCCGGCGAAAGACCTGCACCCGGTGGCCGCCCGGCACCTGGTGAAAGACCGTCGCGTCCTGCCCCAGGCAGCCGTCCGGCACCCGGTGGCCGTCCTTCCCCCGGCGGCCGCCCGGCCCCGGCGCCCACGGAAACCCTGGTGACCAAGGAGCCCCGCGGCGGCAAGAAGAATAAAAAAGGGAAAGGCGCCGATTACAGCGAAGCCCAACCGGGCCGTGGCGATGCCGGCGCTCGTCGGGGCCGGAGGGTGGAGATCTTCGACCTCGAGCGTGGCGACAAGTTCCGCAAGGGCCGCCGGGCTGCCAAACCGCTCAAGAAAACCGAGGTCACCGTTTCCAAGGCGATCAAGCGAATCATCCGCATCACCGATGTCATCACCGTGGGTGAACTCGCCAAGCGCATGGGAGTCAAGGCCAACGACCTCATCAAGGAGTTGATGCGCCAGGGGACGATGGTCACCATCAATCATCCTCTCGATTTCGAATCCGCTGCCATCCTGGCCTCGGAGTTCAATTACGAAGTCGAGAACGTGGCCTTCGACGAGGATACGATTCTCGAGCACGCCAGCCTGCGTGAGGGTGATGAGGGGAAACCCGAGGACCTCAAGTCGAGACCGCCGGTGGTGACCATCATGGGCCACGTCGACCACGGCAAGACCAGTCTGCTCGATGCCATCCGCGCGGCCAACGTGACGGCGGGCGAAGCTGGCGGCATCACGCAGCACATCGGTGCCTACGATGTGCAGCTTGACGGCCGGCAGATCACCTTTCTCGATACCCCCGGCCATGAGGCGTTCACCGCCATGCGTGCCCGTGGCGCCAAGGTGACCGACATCGTCATCCTGGTGGTGGCGGCGGACGACGGCGTCATGCCGCAGACCAAGGAAGCGATCAATCACTCGAAAGCGGCCGGTGTACCGATCATCGTTGCCATCAACAAGATGGATAAGCCCGACGCCAATCCCGAGCGGGTGAAGCAGGAGTTGACCGAGTTCAGCCTCATTCCCGAGGACTGGGGCGGAGAAACTATTTTCGTCGAAGTTTCGGCCAAGCAGCGCATTAATCTCGATCAGTTGCTGGAGATGATCCTGCTGCAGGCCGAAGTCATGGAGCTCAAGGCCAACCCCAGCAAGCGGGCTCGCGGGACCGTTGTCGAGGCCCGCCTCGACCGGGGCCGGGGGCCGGTCGCCACCGTTCTGGTGCAGGAGGGGACCCTGCACATCGGCGATCCGATCGTCACCGGCGTCCATTACGGCCGGGTGCGGACCATGACCGATGACCGCGGCAATCGCGTGGATGCGGCCGGGCCCTCTTTCCCGGTGGAAGTCACCGGTCTGACCGGAGTCCCCGACGCCGGCGATACCTTCCACGCCGTTGAGGACGAGAAAATTGCCAAGGACGTGGCCCAGCATCGCCAGCAGAAAATGCGCGAGGCGGAACTGGCCAAAACCAGCAAAATCTCTCTTGAGCAGCTCTACGCCCGCATTCAGCAGGGCGAGGTCAAGGAACTCAAGGTTGTCATCAAAGGTGACGTTCAGGGCTCCGTCGAAGCGGTCAAGGATGCCCTGGTCAAGCTCTCCACCGAAGCCTGCCGCCTGGTCGTGATCCATACCGGGGTCGGCGGCATCACCGAGAGCGACGTTTCGCTCGCCTCGGCCTCCGATGCCATCGTCCTTGGCTTCAACGTGCGTCCCGAGCCGAAGGCGGCCAACCTGGCCGAGTCCGAAGGGGTCGACATCCGTCTGTACAACATCATCTACGACGCGGTTGCCGATATCCGCGACGCCATGGAAGGGCTGCTGGCGCCGACCCTGCGGGAGAAATACCTCGGCCGCGTGGAAGTGCGCGAAACCTTCGTCGTCTCCAAGGTCGGGACCATTGCCGGCTGTTACGTTCTGGACGGCAAGATTCTGCGCGGCGCCCAGGTTCGGCTGGTGCGCGACAATGTCGTCGTCTGGCAGGGCAAGCTGAGTTCTCTCAAGCGCTTCAAGGATGATGTCCGCGAAGTGGCCACCGGTTACGAATGCGGTATCGGCCTGGAGAACTACAACGACATCAAGGTCGGCGACAATATCGAAGCCTTCGAGATGGAGTCGGTGAAGACCACTCTCTGA
- a CDS encoding DUF448 domain-containing protein, with the protein MSTPRHKAQRSCLGCRQVFDQDGLVRYVLSPLGEVLVDYRHKLPGRGAYTCLDRNCIESAVKRRQFDRAFRGKTRDLDAAVLREAVRQQIRERILNLLGMARKSSNVVSGSSLVMDSLGGRTGLTLVLMATDVSAAIGEKVAAKAAMAEIPCFRLFDKGILGQILGKGERSVVALRDGLLAESVKTELSRYENIVGES; encoded by the coding sequence TTGTCCACCCCCCGTCACAAGGCCCAACGCAGCTGTCTTGGCTGCCGGCAGGTATTCGATCAGGACGGTTTGGTTCGTTACGTGCTCTCACCCTTGGGTGAAGTGCTGGTCGATTACCGCCATAAACTGCCGGGACGTGGCGCCTATACCTGCCTCGACCGCAACTGCATCGAATCGGCGGTCAAACGGCGACAGTTCGATCGTGCCTTCCGGGGCAAGACCCGTGACCTGGACGCGGCGGTTCTCAGGGAAGCGGTACGACAGCAGATTCGTGAACGCATTCTGAATCTGCTCGGGATGGCGCGCAAATCGTCCAATGTCGTCTCCGGCAGCAGCCTGGTGATGGACAGCCTGGGCGGCCGCACGGGCCTGACGCTGGTACTGATGGCGACCGATGTTTCCGCCGCGATCGGCGAGAAAGTGGCTGCCAAGGCGGCGATGGCCGAAATCCCTTGCTTCCGCCTCTTTGACAAGGGGATTCTCGGCCAGATTCTCGGCAAGGGCGAGAGAAGCGTCGTCGCTCTCAGGGACGGACTGCTGGCAGAATCTGTAAAAACCGAACTGTCGCGTTATGAGAATATCGTAGGGGAGAGTTGA
- the rimP gene encoding ribosome maturation factor RimP, which translates to MSQESTLDKVQRLIAPVLQDMAVELVDLEFKREGRDWFLRLFIDKEGGVTLDDCADVSREIDALLEVEDVIDTAYRLEVSSPGLDRPLKKPADYARFRGRLVKVKTFEKLDPDDRGHSRKTFEGELLGLESGLVRIRQLDKKGGVVEIPLEGIAKANLEFEF; encoded by the coding sequence GTGTCCCAGGAGTCTACTCTCGACAAGGTTCAACGGCTGATCGCCCCGGTTTTGCAGGATATGGCTGTGGAGCTTGTCGATCTCGAGTTCAAGCGGGAAGGACGCGACTGGTTTTTGCGGTTGTTCATCGATAAGGAGGGCGGGGTCACCCTGGACGATTGCGCCGACGTGAGCCGGGAAATCGATGCCCTGCTCGAGGTCGAGGATGTCATCGACACCGCCTACCGGCTCGAGGTCTCCTCGCCCGGTCTCGACCGTCCGCTGAAGAAGCCCGCAGACTACGCGCGCTTCAGGGGTCGGCTGGTCAAGGTCAAGACCTTTGAAAAGCTCGATCCGGACGATCGCGGCCACAGCCGCAAGACTTTCGAAGGCGAGTTGCTGGGCCTGGAGTCGGGCCTGGTCAGGATCCGGCAACTGGACAAGAAGGGTGGCGTGGTCGAAATCCCGCTGGAAGGGATTGCCAAAGCCAACCTGGAATTCGAATTTTAA
- the nusA gene encoding transcription termination factor NusA yields MTVNLNHIIDQVVKDKGIDRAVLVEALESAVLSAANKKYRNTRELEAHFNDEMGEVELFEFVTVVEEVQDSYKEIDLEEAREIDPDVEVGDSLGMKMDASNFSRIAAQTAKQVIIQKVREAEREGVFNEFKDRVGELVNGIVRRYERGDLIVDLGRAEALLTHREQVPRENYRQGDRVRAYIADVKMSPKGPQIILSRTHPGLVAALFHFEVPEIAEGIVEIKAVAREPGSRAKIAVVSHDPDVDPVGACVGMRGSRVQNVVSELRGEKIDIIPWTPEPARFACSALAPAEVSRVYVDDEGQALEIIVPDDQLSLAIGKKGQNVRLAAKLTGWKIDIKSETRAAEAELEELRQGEAAAEADALAAEADALAGEHTRDELYEMAKAHHIAGRSSMTKEELAQSLAELEVSGEEGAEVAAENLEATEEE; encoded by the coding sequence ATGACGGTGAATCTTAACCATATCATTGACCAGGTCGTGAAGGACAAGGGGATCGATCGCGCCGTGCTGGTCGAGGCTCTCGAGTCCGCGGTGCTCTCTGCCGCCAACAAGAAGTATCGCAATACCCGTGAACTGGAAGCCCATTTCAACGACGAGATGGGAGAGGTCGAGCTTTTCGAATTCGTGACCGTCGTCGAGGAGGTTCAGGACTCCTACAAGGAGATCGATCTCGAAGAGGCCCGTGAAATCGATCCGGACGTTGAGGTCGGCGACTCTCTCGGCATGAAGATGGACGCCAGCAATTTCAGCCGGATCGCCGCCCAGACCGCCAAGCAGGTGATCATCCAGAAGGTTCGGGAAGCCGAGCGTGAAGGCGTCTTCAACGAATTCAAGGACCGGGTGGGCGAACTGGTCAACGGTATCGTCCGTCGCTACGAGCGTGGCGACCTGATCGTCGACCTGGGCCGGGCCGAGGCGCTACTGACGCATCGCGAGCAGGTGCCGCGGGAAAACTATCGCCAGGGCGATCGCGTCAGAGCCTATATCGCCGATGTGAAAATGTCCCCCAAGGGGCCGCAGATCATCCTTTCCCGAACTCACCCCGGCCTTGTTGCCGCCCTCTTCCACTTCGAGGTGCCCGAGATTGCCGAAGGTATCGTCGAGATCAAGGCCGTTGCCCGAGAGCCCGGAAGCCGGGCCAAGATCGCGGTTGTATCCCACGATCCCGATGTCGATCCGGTGGGCGCCTGTGTCGGCATGCGCGGCTCCCGTGTGCAGAATGTCGTCTCCGAGCTGCGCGGCGAAAAGATCGATATCATCCCCTGGACCCCGGAACCCGCCCGTTTTGCCTGTTCCGCCCTGGCGCCGGCCGAAGTCTCCCGGGTCTACGTCGATGACGAGGGGCAGGCCCTGGAGATCATCGTCCCCGACGACCAGCTTTCGCTGGCGATCGGCAAGAAGGGGCAGAATGTCCGCCTGGCCGCCAAGCTGACGGGGTGGAAGATCGATATCAAGAGTGAAACGCGGGCTGCCGAGGCCGAGCTGGAAGAGCTCCGGCAGGGCGAAGCCGCCGCCGAGGCCGATGCGCTGGCCGCCGAGGCCGATGCACTGGCAGGTGAGCACACCCGGGACGAGCTGTACGAGATGGCCAAGGCACACCATATTGCCGGCCGCAGCAGCATGACCAAGGAAGAACTCGCCCAGAGCCTGGCCGAGCTGGAAGTGTCCGGCGAAGAAGGCGCCGAGGTGGCCGCTGAAAATCTGGAAGCGACGGAGGAGGAATAA